The sequence CTTCAATGGCAGAGAAAGCCTCACATGATCAGCCCCTGGTACCTGTCCTCTTGCTGTGTTCCCCCTCACCTGTTCTGCTCCAGCTACATTGCCCCCAGGCAACCTCCCACCTCAGGATCTTTGTATTAACCTTATCCTCTGCCTGGGGCACTCTTTCCACAGATGCCACTCACCTAAGTCATTCACCATCTTTACAAACCTAACTTTCTCAGTGAGGTTTACTAAGACCATCCTTTTCACTAGGCAAACATGCCCTCCCCATACTCCTGATTCTCTTCATCCTACGGTACTTGAGCCTAAAATACTGActgacacatagtaaatactcagtAAAAATAAGTTTGATAAATTGAATACGTGAATGTGGTTCTGAATGGGCTGCCAGTCACATTGTCTCTTGACTACAGTTGACTGGTCCAAGGCAGACAGAGGACATGATTGTACCAATAAGAATTATtttctgatgtgtgtgtgtgtatatatatatataatatatatactatattatatatataaatgtgatgtgtatatatatatatataaaattactgAGCAGCTAAAATACATCCAGTTCTTCTTTAGCAATGAAGCTACCACGTTTGAGTTGTAAGAGCTGCTGGCTTCCATGTCTTTTCCGAGCTACTGGGAGTAGCCAGTCtgagaaaagaaagctgaaaatcTGAAGGGAAATCTTCATGGTGTTTGAGTCCCTGTGTCCATTTGTACCAGTGTCCAGCTGAGCCTCTGCTCAACTATGTTTAGATGCATCAGGAAATTCTCATTTCTGACACTTGCCACCAAAGCAGATCTACCTGGTGCACCTTATTTTTAGGTGGACTGTGGGATGATCTTGCCCAATGAAAATCAGGAGTGCCATGACGGACCTTCTACCTTCTCAGATCAAAGCCTTACTGATCAATTATTGGCAAATTCTATATCATACACCTCCTGTTGTAGGTTTAATAACATCCTCCCAAAAATGTCTACTAATCTCCAGAAACTGTAAATGTGTTGCCATAGAAGGAAAAAGGCACTTTCCTGAAGAAATTAAGTAAAGTTCTTGAGATGAGGTGATTATCCTGTATCATCTAGGTGGGCTAATATAATCACAAACTTCCTGATAAGAGGAAGGCAGGATGGctagagagagatttgaagatgctatatTGCTGATTTTGAAAATGTAGGAAGGAGTTACAAGCCAGTGAATACAGGGGCCTCTAGAATTTGGAAcaggcaaagaaacagatcctCCTCTAGAGCCACCAGAAGGAAAACATCCCTGCTGACACGttagatttctgacctccagaattgccagataataaatttgtgtcattttaagccactagaCTTATGGCAACTTGTTATTTCAGCAATAGGCAACTAATACAACTTTCTTCCAAAATCTACCCACCCCCTTGCCACTGACTCAGGTCAGGTCCCCACCTTCTCTACCCTGAACTATTTTCACAGCCTTGTaactctccctcttcctccagttTCTCCCCTTCAGGGCAATCCTGAAGTCCTCATATTATACTTACAATTACAGAATGGATCTGGTTCTCAATTGCTTACAAAATACTTAGTATGTCCAGTTAGACTCTTGATGATGTATCCTCCTATGTATCCAATCTTATTTCTAATAATTCAGCCATAAGTTCTATATATCTTCCTGGTATACCTCACTCTTTAATGTCATCCAACCATGTTCTCTAGTTAAATTTCTACTCACTATTTTTTATTCGACACTCAAGCATATTCTCCTATTAGAAGTTTTTCTGGAATACCAAGTGTGGttgaagatgtggaaaaattggaaccttcatggattcttggtgggaatgtaaattggtgcagccactttggaaagttGTTTGGCAGTGTCTTAAATAGTTAAACATAATTTACCATATGACTTAGTAACTGCACTGCAAGAGGAATGAAAATGGGTGTCAACACAAGGACAGAGGCACAACTGTTcacggcagcattattcataataaaccTAAACGAGAAATACCCAAATGTAAATCAACTGCTAAATGGATAAGTAAAAAGtgctatatacatacaatagaatactattctgtaattcaaagaaatcaaatattGACCTGTACTTCCACCTGGATGACCCTCACAAATATGCAAAATAGAAGCCAAGTATAGAAaatcacatactgtatgattccatttacataaaatatcaagaaaaggcaaaatttctAGAACAAAAATGATAagtggtttcctagggctgaGGTGGGAGTGGGAGTTAACTGCAAATGGGGACAAGGGTATTTTTGAAGtgatagaaatattctaaaactggattgtggtgatgatcACATAACTATACTTTTCCTGAAGTTGTTGGATTTACAGTAATGATGGGTAAACttcatatatgtaaattatacttcaataaaatgttaaaagataaaatgttaaataactttTCCTGGAGTTACTCCAAGTGAGTTGAAAATGTTGACCTTTATTTTCAACAAGATCTACTACACACCAGAATTATTATGCTCACCACTCTGCCTTGCAACCACGTGAGCCTCTCCTGTGCCCTCCTCAATTTGCACACAGTTGAAAATAAATGCACATTAGATTAAGCTTAATGGAATCAAAGTAAGTTGAAACCACATCAAAGAAGTCTTTCCTCTAGAACAAATTATGATTTTTGTGAAAGTTTGCAGTCCTTACTATGCCCCCAATACCCCAataattagtttcttttttttcctccaaagtccCTAATTCCTTTCATGACACTCTCTTGATAaatgtctttgttgctgttgttgctgtggttttgtttgttttgtttggttggttcatttttggttttgttttttgtttttttgccacactggGCAGGCATAcacgatcttagttccctgaacaggaaCAGAACCTACTCCCCCTACAGTGGatgcacagagtcttaaccactgcacctccagggcaGTCCCCTTGATAAATCCGTCCTTATCACCTGTGTTAGTTTTGGTTCCCACAGAAACAGATGCTGAGCCAGGGATGCATGTGCAAGCACTTTATTGGAAGGGGCAAGGAATGTGGATGGGAGAGAGGAGAAGACAACACGGGAAGGAAATATATCCAAAAGAAGCTTGCATTGTCAGCTACCACAGTAAATAAGCAGAGTTTTCATCCTGTGAGGAAATTCtggaaaatgatacaaaattcaAACCTCAGAACTATCCGAGCTAAAAGATGAGAGACATGGTGTATCCCACACCTCTCCATCAAGGACTGTGTCTGATGGGGCATAATTCCCTGTCACTTCTGCCACCACATATTGGGCAAAGTACGTTTCAGCTGGTGCTGGCCATAGACAGTCATGCAATAGAGATGGTGAGAGGATCCCAGGGACTGTAGGAGGAATGTTGACAGCATCTGCTACTTCATCCTTCACTGTAGAGTCAATTCTAGCAACATTATCCTCAAAGAGTGAGCTAAGTTCTGAACACATTCCACAGATGAGTAACTGCCATTCCCGATGGCATCTCCAGAGAGTCCCAGAGAAAAAGGTTAAACCATGTGAGGAAATAActcttttttttggattctttatTAATTGTTTTAGGATCTTAGAGGGTGTGTCTTAAAATTACCATGATGGAAAATAAAGGTCAAATTTTAAAGGAGTggaaggaagaattagaaaatatgaagcaTCATCGCAGTTTTCCTAGGCAGTATAATTACTATGAATCATCTCAACCAATCAGCTTTCAAATCTAGATTCCTACTTTCAAGTTGAAAATCACATCACTGTTCCTATGAAAAGTAGGATGGCAGAGACAGTGTCAGTAATTCAGGTTATAGTATATGTCaatttcagtcttttcttttgaaaagtgggGTGAATAAGAGAAAATGTCTCATATAAATGTTTTCAGGATGGTATAAAGTCACACATATGAAGAAACAAGCACACTCGATATAGGAAGCACTTTGTTATGACTATTGTATGATTTTCATCCCATTTCTTCTGGGGAAAACAGGCACAGGACCAAATGAAGATGAAGAACACCAATGCTTGAGAGGATAATTTGGGGGCAGCCACGGCAGCACTTGATGATTGCTTTAAATCTAAAGTTACAAACGGTAAGGATGGCTGCAAGGAAGATGGTCAAATGGAATTCTAAGGGCTGCATAtaaggaaaaaagtcaaaaagGAATTACTGAGGAGGTTGTTGTGGagaaattaatacaaaaaaaaaaagtgtagtcaCAGGTGCTTCAGGAATAGAAGAAATGAATATGTCttttaagggagaaaaagaacCAGGAGATTTAAGTTTACATCTGCCTTTGGGACCCACAGTGTCCACTTAGTTCTGAAGCCAGTGGCCCATCACGGACAAAGGGCACCTCAACTGAGGAGCCTTCCCAGGGCCCCCTTCACATCcttgttcctcaggctgtagatgaaggtgttcagcatgggggtgaccacagtgtacattaCTGAGGCAATAGAGCTTCTCTGGGAAGAAAGGGCCCCAGAAGAAGTGAGGTAGACCCCCAGGCCTGTCCCATAGAACAAGGAGACCACAGAGAGGTGAGAcccacaggtggaaaatgctttgtACTTGCCCTCAGTGGAGGCCATCTTCATTAAGGAGGAGACAATCTGAGAGTAAGAAAAGAGGATTCCAGAGagaggaaatgcaaacaaaaggcCAGTGGCCACATATAAGCAGACGTCATTGATGAGGGTGTCCGAGCAGGCTACTTTGAGAATCTGAGTCAGTTCACAGAAGAAATGTGGAATTTCAGTGCCAATACAGAAGGTCAGCTGCCTCAACAGTAGAATATGAAACAAGGAGATGGATAAAATGACAAACCCACACATCAGGACCAGGAAGGCACAGAGGTGAGGGTTCATGATGACCATGTAatgcagggggtggcagatggcgACAAACccgtcataggccatcacagtcaggAGAAAATCATCCATTCCatcaaaaaccataaaaaaatacatctgaGTGAGGCATCCTATGTAGGAGATGTCTTTGTTCTGTGCCTGGATGTTCACCAGCATCTTTGGGACAGTGGTGGAGATGAAACAGATGTCAACAAAAGACAGGTTGGCAAGGAAGAAGTatatgggggtgtggaggtgggggtcagggcTGATGGTCAGAATGATGAGCAGGTTCCCGAGCACAGTGACCAGGTACATGGACAGGAACAGTCCAAAGAGGAGGGGCTGCCGTTCTGGATCTTCTGAAAGTCCCAGGAGGAGGAATTGTGATACTCCTGTGAGATTTCCTGCTCCCATGTAGCTGGCATGTCtgctggggaaggaggcagaagcAATATTCAAACAGCCAAATGGCACCTCAGCTAgtcatcaccttttttttttacttgaagtatagttgatttacaatattgtgttgtttctgttgtacaacaatgtgattcaattatacatatatattttctcacaatatttcccattatagtttattacaagctaatgaatatagttcccagttcTATACAGTCAATCCttcttgcttatctattttatgtatagtagtttgtatctgttaatcccatactcctaatttatccttccccttctcctttcccccttaggtaattataaatttgttttctttgtctgtgagtctgtttctgccttgtatatagattcatttgtattatttttcagattccacatttaagtgacatcacataatatttgtctttttctgacttacttcacttagtatgataatctttaggtccatccatgttgctgcaaatggcaatatttcattctttcttatggctgagtaatattctattgcatgtgtatacacacacacactcacacacacacacacacatcacaattTCTTAAACCAAttgtctattgatgggcacttggattgttttgcatgccttggctattgtaaatagtactgccatAAACATTGTGcttcatgtgtcttttcaaattcgagttttcgtcttttctggatatatgccccaaagtgggattgctggatcatatgaaagctctatttttagttttttaaggaaaatccatactgttctccatatggCTGCACCGGTTTACAGTCCCACAAACAGTCtaggaagattcccttttctccacatcctcttctgactttattatttgtggactttttaagtATTCGCTTTTTGATTCCACCTTTTCATGGACATCCTTCACTCTCTATTAGGCCTTCCTATGCCAGTGAGTCACTCATTCAAATGGTAGcccaatttcattttaaatgtgtgcAATTATACAGGCTTTCTTTAATTCAGTCTGCTGAATATTTATGTCCTAGACCCTGGTTCTAAATCTTTTATTGAATCTATGGACATAAaccaatttcttctttgatatgaTCCTTCCAAAGTAATTGAAGAA is a genomic window of Hippopotamus amphibius kiboko isolate mHipAmp2 chromosome 15, mHipAmp2.hap2, whole genome shotgun sequence containing:
- the LOC130836902 gene encoding olfactory receptor 7D4-like, with product MGAGNLTGVSQFLLLGLSEDPERQPLLFGLFLSMYLVTVLGNLLIILTISPDPHLHTPIYFFLANLSFVDICFISTTVPKMLVNIQAQNKDISYIGCLTQMYFFMVFDGMDDFLLTVMAYDGFVAICHPLHYMVIMNPHLCAFLVLMCGFVILSISLFHILLLRQLTFCIGTEIPHFFCELTQILKVACSDTLINDVCLYVATGLLFAFPLSGILFSYSQIVSSLMKMASTEGKYKAFSTCGSHLSVVSLFYGTGLGVYLTSSGALSSQRSSIASVMYTVVTPMLNTFIYSLRNKDVKGALGRLLS